One Leucobacter muris DNA segment encodes these proteins:
- a CDS encoding 3-isopropylmalate dehydrogenase: MTRSHSIAVLPGDGIGPEVVSCALEVLDAAEQRFGFATERSEFSAGAGHYLATGELFDAVEPRLRDRDAILFGSMGDPRVTPGVLERGFILEMRQRFQQAANVRPVRLYPGVPSPIAGLTPERCEMVIVRENTEGAYVGRGSTVHAGTPNAVAMQESLNTRAGIERVVDFSFRLALGRRRRLTLCHKTNILVAAGQLWQQVVAEVGERYPEVEVDYVHVDAMCFHLPLAPERFDVVVTDNLFGDIITDLGAVIQGGLGVATSANLNLDGSAPSMFEAIHGSAPDIAGTGRANPAGAILSLALMLGHLGEGDAARAVEAATVEVLGGLPALSGAEMGLSTPQIGTRIAQIVRDGRADASLVPDSLLGVLASLEPSRL; the protein is encoded by the coding sequence ATGACGCGCTCCCACTCCATTGCTGTCCTCCCCGGCGACGGGATCGGCCCCGAGGTCGTCTCGTGCGCGCTCGAGGTGCTCGACGCCGCCGAGCAGCGCTTCGGCTTCGCCACCGAGCGCAGCGAGTTCTCCGCGGGCGCGGGCCACTACCTCGCCACGGGCGAACTCTTCGACGCCGTCGAACCCCGACTGCGCGACAGGGACGCGATCCTCTTCGGCTCCATGGGCGACCCCCGCGTCACCCCCGGCGTCCTCGAGCGCGGCTTCATCCTCGAGATGCGCCAGCGCTTCCAGCAGGCCGCCAACGTGCGCCCGGTGCGCCTCTACCCCGGCGTCCCCTCCCCCATCGCGGGTCTCACCCCCGAGCGCTGCGAGATGGTCATCGTGCGCGAGAACACCGAGGGCGCCTACGTGGGCCGCGGATCCACGGTGCACGCCGGCACCCCCAACGCGGTCGCGATGCAGGAGTCGCTCAACACCCGCGCCGGCATCGAGCGCGTCGTCGACTTCTCGTTCAGGCTCGCCCTCGGACGCCGCCGCCGCCTCACCCTCTGCCACAAGACCAACATCCTCGTCGCCGCCGGCCAGCTCTGGCAGCAGGTCGTCGCCGAGGTCGGCGAGCGCTACCCCGAGGTCGAGGTCGACTACGTGCACGTCGACGCGATGTGCTTCCACCTGCCGCTCGCACCCGAGCGCTTCGACGTGGTCGTCACCGACAACCTCTTCGGCGACATCATCACCGACCTCGGCGCGGTCATCCAGGGCGGTCTCGGCGTCGCCACGAGCGCCAACCTCAACCTCGACGGCAGCGCCCCGAGCATGTTCGAGGCGATCCACGGCTCCGCGCCCGACATCGCCGGCACCGGCCGGGCCAATCCCGCGGGCGCGATCCTCTCGCTCGCCCTCATGCTCGGGCACCTCGGCGAGGGCGACGCCGCGCGCGCCGTCGAGGCCGCCACCGTGGAGGTGCTGGGCGGGCTGCCCGCGCTCTCCGGCGCGGAGATGGGGCTCAGCACCCCCCAGATCGGAACCCGGATCGCGCAGATCGTGCGCGACGGGCGCGCCGACGCGTCCCTCGTGCCCGACTCGCTGCTCGGCGTGCTCGCCTCGCTCGAGCCGTCGCGCCTCTGA
- a CDS encoding aldehyde dehydrogenase family protein, with protein MHPSPHPIELRAPAGSLPIGAGWREVSGRAEIVFPFDGSVVSEAPQSTVADSADALDAAEAARAEVAALTTAQRKTILTGICDRLRADREHFEQLLVLETGKPLRDCRVEVARTIVTFEATAEEASHVTGETVPLDLQELGRGMVGYYSRKPAGVVVGIAGFNYPVLLATHKLAPAIAAGCPIIVKPAPNTPLATIELFAIVRDVLAAHGVTGAAAQLVNGGPEVGELLVRDPRAQVVSFTGSAKIGHLIAQQAAPRKALLELGSNTGFIVADDADVEAAVGAVLTGGFYANGQACISVQRIVLQRGIADRFAARLTERLAELVVGDPRDPETHVAPVINDGSGDRIRATVARALDAGAELLAPSAEALAQADRAAAVPPVVLGSVPRDVEVWREEIFGPVVCLTVVDSVDEAIDVVNDSRYGLQAAIFTASLESAFAALDRLEVGGVVVNEIPGFRSDIMPYGGVKDSGVGREGPRYAIEEFTVTRMAMIRPVARS; from the coding sequence ATGCACCCATCCCCGCACCCCATCGAACTGCGCGCACCCGCCGGCAGCCTGCCCATCGGCGCCGGCTGGCGCGAGGTCTCGGGCCGCGCCGAGATCGTGTTCCCCTTCGATGGCAGCGTCGTCTCCGAGGCCCCGCAGAGCACGGTCGCCGACTCCGCCGACGCCCTCGACGCCGCCGAGGCGGCGCGAGCCGAGGTGGCCGCGCTCACCACCGCCCAGCGCAAGACGATCCTCACCGGCATCTGCGACCGGCTGCGCGCCGACCGCGAGCACTTCGAGCAGCTGCTCGTGCTCGAGACCGGCAAGCCGCTGCGCGACTGCCGCGTGGAGGTCGCGCGCACCATCGTCACCTTCGAGGCCACCGCCGAGGAGGCCTCGCACGTCACCGGCGAGACCGTGCCCCTCGACCTGCAGGAGCTCGGCCGAGGCATGGTCGGCTACTACTCCCGCAAGCCCGCCGGCGTGGTCGTCGGCATCGCCGGCTTCAACTACCCCGTGCTGCTCGCCACCCACAAGCTGGCCCCCGCGATCGCCGCGGGCTGCCCCATCATCGTGAAGCCCGCGCCCAACACGCCCCTCGCCACGATCGAGCTGTTCGCGATCGTGCGCGACGTGCTCGCCGCCCACGGAGTGACCGGAGCCGCGGCCCAGCTCGTCAACGGCGGCCCCGAGGTGGGCGAGCTGCTCGTGCGCGACCCCCGCGCCCAGGTGGTCTCGTTCACCGGATCCGCCAAGATCGGCCACCTCATCGCCCAGCAGGCCGCCCCCCGCAAGGCGCTGCTCGAACTCGGCTCGAACACCGGGTTCATCGTCGCTGACGACGCCGACGTCGAAGCCGCGGTCGGCGCGGTGCTGACGGGCGGCTTCTACGCCAACGGGCAGGCCTGCATCTCGGTGCAGCGCATCGTGCTGCAGCGCGGCATCGCCGACCGTTTCGCCGCGCGGCTCACGGAGCGCCTCGCAGAGCTGGTGGTCGGCGACCCCCGCGACCCCGAGACCCACGTCGCCCCCGTCATCAACGACGGTTCGGGCGACCGGATCCGCGCCACCGTCGCGCGCGCCCTCGACGCCGGCGCCGAGCTGCTCGCCCCCTCGGCCGAGGCCCTCGCGCAGGCCGACCGCGCCGCGGCGGTGCCGCCCGTCGTGCTCGGCTCCGTGCCCCGCGACGTCGAGGTGTGGCGCGAAGAGATCTTCGGCCCCGTCGTCTGCCTCACCGTGGTCGACTCGGTCGACGAGGCGATCGACGTGGTCAACGACTCCCGCTACGGCCTGCAGGCCGCCATCTTCACCGCCTCGCTCGAGAGCGCCTTCGCGGCGCTCGACCGGCTCGAGGTGGGCGGTGTGGTCGTCAACGAGATCCCCGGCTTCCGATCCGACATCATGCCGTACGGGGGCGTGAAGGACTCGGGGGTGGGCCGGGAAGGCCCCCGCTACGCCATCGAGGAGTTCACCGTCACCCGCATGGCGATGATCCGACCCGTCGCCCGCAGCTGA
- a CDS encoding SDR family NAD(P)-dependent oxidoreductase yields the protein MTSTPDYSQLFRLDGRTAVVVGAGGIGREAALALAAHGARVVVADLSLDAAQATAAAIAERGGIAEATRLDVLDDAEVEAAAERFGDASALVFTAAMNVRKRMEDYTMEEYDRVVNLNLRSSFQLIRHFGKAFAANGGGSIVGFASIRAQVVEPGQGVYAATKAGLVQLAKTAAAEFGAQGVRVNVVAPGIVETPLTVQIKQDEEWDRAYATKSALGRWSRPDELAGAVVYLASEASSFVTGTTLFVDGGWTAIDGRFTPPTA from the coding sequence ATGACCAGCACCCCCGACTACTCCCAGCTCTTCCGCCTCGACGGCCGCACCGCCGTCGTGGTGGGCGCCGGGGGCATCGGCCGCGAGGCCGCCCTGGCGCTCGCCGCCCACGGGGCGCGCGTCGTCGTCGCCGACCTCTCGCTCGACGCGGCCCAGGCCACCGCCGCCGCGATCGCCGAACGCGGCGGCATCGCCGAGGCCACCCGCCTCGACGTGCTCGACGACGCCGAGGTGGAGGCCGCCGCCGAGCGCTTCGGCGACGCCTCGGCGCTCGTGTTCACCGCCGCCATGAACGTGCGCAAGCGCATGGAGGACTACACGATGGAGGAGTACGACCGGGTCGTGAACCTCAACCTGCGCTCGTCGTTCCAGCTGATCCGCCACTTCGGCAAGGCCTTCGCGGCGAACGGCGGCGGCTCGATCGTGGGCTTCGCCTCGATCCGCGCCCAGGTGGTCGAGCCCGGCCAGGGCGTCTACGCCGCCACCAAGGCCGGCCTCGTGCAGCTCGCGAAGACCGCGGCGGCCGAGTTCGGCGCGCAGGGCGTGCGCGTCAACGTCGTCGCGCCCGGCATCGTGGAGACCCCGCTGACCGTGCAGATCAAGCAGGACGAGGAGTGGGATCGCGCCTACGCCACGAAGAGCGCGCTCGGCCGCTGGTCGCGCCCCGACGAGCTCGCCGGCGCCGTCGTCTACCTCGCGTCGGAGGCCTCGAGCTTCGTCACCGGCACCACGCTGTTCGTCGACGGGGGCTGGACCGCGATCGACGGTCGCTTCACGCCGCCCACCGCGTAG
- a CDS encoding amidase — translation MTDPQQIIALDAGALSAAYETGELTPGEAAEAVIARVEAREPELGALYLFDPEQVRADAAASTARWRSGQQRGPFDGVPVTVKENIARAGQPKPSGTAIPNPPIADRNAPTTDRLLEAGAVIVGSTTMPDWGMLSSGVSSLHGITRNGLDPALTAGGSSAGAGTAAAAGYGPLHVGTDIGGSIRLPGSWQGLTALKPSEGLIPLDVPYTGRAAGPLTRTAADAIRLMSIVAQPDPRDYLTRPYQPMDWSTEPLSPAGMRVALQLDAGSGLPVEAETRAAVERAAQLFADAGATVVPLDPFVPAEVLDGLVDFWRSRSYADYEALTEAERACVLPFIAEWCSAGAGISAAQTVRNRGCADTMAQLTRAATEPFDLVLSPVTPVAAFAAEDPMPITDPLQTMGHISFTVPYNMSGQPAVSVNAAVQADGRTVGLQIASRIGSDDRLLRVARWFETVRGEAAAVDWASIA, via the coding sequence ATGACCGACCCGCAGCAGATCATCGCCCTCGACGCAGGCGCTCTCTCGGCGGCCTACGAGACCGGCGAGCTCACACCCGGCGAGGCCGCAGAGGCGGTCATCGCCCGCGTCGAGGCCCGCGAGCCCGAGCTGGGCGCCCTCTACCTGTTCGACCCCGAGCAGGTGCGCGCCGACGCCGCGGCGTCGACGGCGCGGTGGCGGTCCGGGCAGCAGCGGGGCCCGTTCGACGGCGTTCCGGTGACGGTCAAGGAGAACATCGCACGGGCCGGGCAGCCGAAGCCCTCGGGCACCGCGATCCCGAACCCGCCGATCGCCGATCGCAACGCCCCCACCACCGACCGACTGCTCGAGGCCGGCGCCGTGATCGTCGGCTCGACCACGATGCCCGACTGGGGCATGCTCTCGTCGGGCGTCTCGAGCCTGCACGGCATCACCCGCAACGGCCTCGACCCCGCGCTCACCGCGGGCGGCTCCAGCGCCGGCGCGGGCACCGCGGCCGCCGCCGGCTACGGCCCCCTGCACGTCGGCACCGACATCGGGGGCTCGATCCGCCTGCCCGGCTCGTGGCAGGGACTCACCGCGCTCAAGCCGAGCGAGGGCCTCATCCCCCTCGACGTGCCCTACACCGGCCGCGCCGCAGGGCCCCTCACCCGTACGGCCGCCGACGCGATCCGCCTCATGTCGATCGTCGCGCAGCCCGACCCCCGCGACTACCTCACGCGCCCCTACCAGCCGATGGACTGGTCGACCGAGCCGCTCTCGCCCGCCGGCATGCGCGTCGCGCTGCAGCTCGACGCCGGATCGGGCCTGCCCGTCGAGGCCGAGACCCGCGCCGCCGTCGAGCGCGCCGCGCAGCTCTTCGCCGACGCGGGCGCCACCGTGGTGCCGCTCGATCCGTTCGTGCCCGCCGAGGTGCTCGACGGGCTCGTCGACTTCTGGCGCAGCCGATCCTACGCCGACTACGAGGCGCTGACCGAGGCCGAGCGCGCCTGCGTGCTCCCCTTCATCGCCGAGTGGTGCAGCGCCGGCGCCGGCATCAGCGCGGCGCAGACGGTGCGCAACCGCGGCTGCGCCGACACGATGGCGCAGCTCACGCGCGCGGCGACCGAGCCGTTCGATCTCGTGCTGTCGCCCGTGACCCCGGTGGCCGCGTTCGCCGCCGAGGATCCGATGCCCATCACCGACCCGCTGCAGACGATGGGGCACATCTCGTTCACCGTGCCCTACAACATGTCGGGGCAGCCCGCCGTGTCGGTGAACGCGGCGGTGCAGGCCGACGGCCGCACCGTGGGCCTGCAGATCGCGTCGCGGATCGGCAGCGACGATCGTCTCCTGCGCGTCGCCCGCTGGTTCGAGACCGTGCGCGGCGAGGCCGCCGCGGTCGACTGGGCCTCGATCGCGTAG
- a CDS encoding ABC transporter ATP-binding protein, producing the protein MSATPEAAGAPLLTVDRLRVAAGERTLVHDFSLHMQRGERIGLIGESGSGKSMTTTALLGLLPSGVTATGSVRFGDSPRNLLETRDSELMKIRGNDMAMVFQEPLTALNPLMRAGDQVAEIMLQHRTVSSKAEARRRAIEMLDAVKLPNPAEAARAYPHQLSGGQRQRVMLAMALANDPSLLLCDEPTTALDVTVQRQVLDLILELVRERGTGLLFITHDLAVVANMCTRVLVMNQGEIVEEGPTEQVFTRPRHPYTRGLLAASDLEATDANGRLFTVASAASYVPPTPEEERAAEAALVEREAQAAAEAADTLEAGAGTTGTDPAAAAHAEPVIRVTDLVRTYSRGRTSLLKPAPLVHALKGISFEVPEGGRLGVVGESGSGKSTLLRILAGLDQPTSGSAVVAGNEVSGARESQLRELRQNLQIVFQDPMGSLDPRMTVEQIISEPLLVRGRDESAAQRSRMVAEMLEAVGLPVDSAERYPHQFSGGQRQRISIARALICRPKVVVADEPVSALDVSVRAQVLNLLADLVEEYGLTLVFVSHDLGVVRHLCDSVVVMQSGEIVEAGDTETVYNAPEHPYTQRLIDSSLTLRQELAGAR; encoded by the coding sequence ATGAGCGCCACCCCCGAGGCGGCCGGCGCGCCGCTGCTCACCGTCGACCGCCTGCGGGTCGCAGCCGGCGAGCGCACGCTCGTGCACGACTTCTCGCTGCACATGCAGCGCGGCGAGCGCATCGGCCTCATCGGCGAGTCCGGATCGGGCAAGTCGATGACCACCACCGCGCTGCTCGGCCTGCTGCCCTCCGGCGTCACCGCCACGGGATCGGTGCGGTTCGGCGACTCGCCGCGCAACCTGCTCGAGACGCGCGACTCCGAGCTCATGAAGATCCGCGGCAACGACATGGCGATGGTCTTCCAGGAGCCGCTCACCGCGCTCAACCCGCTCATGCGCGCCGGCGACCAGGTCGCCGAGATCATGCTGCAGCACCGCACCGTGTCGAGCAAGGCCGAAGCGCGCCGCCGCGCGATCGAGATGCTCGACGCGGTGAAGCTGCCGAACCCCGCCGAGGCCGCGCGCGCCTACCCGCATCAGCTGTCGGGCGGCCAGCGCCAGCGGGTGATGCTCGCGATGGCCCTCGCCAACGACCCGAGCCTGTTGCTCTGCGACGAGCCCACCACCGCCCTCGACGTCACGGTGCAGCGCCAGGTGCTCGACCTGATCCTCGAACTCGTGCGCGAGCGCGGCACCGGCCTGCTCTTCATCACGCACGACCTCGCGGTGGTCGCGAACATGTGCACACGCGTGCTCGTGATGAACCAGGGCGAGATCGTCGAGGAGGGACCGACCGAGCAGGTGTTCACCCGGCCCCGGCACCCCTACACGCGGGGTCTGCTGGCGGCCTCGGATCTCGAGGCGACCGACGCGAACGGACGCCTCTTCACCGTCGCGAGCGCCGCGTCGTACGTGCCGCCGACGCCAGAGGAGGAGCGCGCCGCCGAGGCCGCACTGGTCGAGCGCGAGGCGCAGGCCGCCGCCGAGGCGGCCGACACCCTGGAGGCCGGGGCCGGCACGACCGGCACCGACCCCGCGGCGGCCGCCCACGCCGAGCCGGTGATCCGCGTCACCGACCTCGTGCGTACCTACTCCCGCGGCCGCACCAGCCTCCTCAAGCCGGCGCCCCTCGTGCACGCGCTCAAGGGCATCTCGTTCGAGGTGCCCGAGGGCGGCCGGCTGGGCGTCGTCGGCGAGTCCGGATCCGGCAAGTCGACCCTGCTGCGCATCCTCGCGGGCCTCGACCAGCCCACATCGGGCAGCGCCGTGGTCGCGGGCAACGAGGTCTCGGGTGCGCGCGAGTCGCAGCTGCGCGAGCTGCGCCAGAACCTGCAGATCGTGTTCCAGGACCCGATGGGCTCGCTCGACCCGCGCATGACCGTCGAGCAGATCATCTCCGAACCGCTGCTCGTGCGCGGCCGCGACGAGAGCGCCGCGCAGCGCTCCCGCATGGTCGCCGAGATGCTCGAGGCCGTGGGGCTGCCGGTCGACTCCGCCGAGCGCTATCCGCACCAGTTCTCGGGCGGTCAGCGCCAGCGCATCTCGATCGCCCGCGCGCTCATCTGCCGGCCGAAGGTGGTGGTCGCCGACGAGCCCGTCAGCGCGCTCGACGTGTCGGTGCGCGCGCAGGTGCTCAACCTGCTCGCCGACCTCGTCGAGGAGTACGGGCTCACGCTCGTGTTCGTGTCGCACGACCTCGGCGTCGTGCGACATCTCTGCGACTCGGTCGTCGTCATGCAGTCCGGCGAGATCGTCGAGGCCGGCGACACCGAGACCGTCTACAACGCACCCGAGCACCCGTACACGCAGCGCCTGATCGACTCGTCGCTCACGCTGAGGCAGGAGCTCGCCGGAGCCCGCTGA
- a CDS encoding ABC transporter permease, with protein MDTTQNPVPSSQAPRTSAIAAPRVPRRRIGRRRLSPTLIAGLVLVGVVAITALLSFVWTPYDPVQANPADRLQGPSLAHLFGTDKYGRDLFSGMLVGARITLFVGLISVGIALLIGTPLGIIAGIRGGWIEEVIMRTSDIALAFPALLLAIMFGAVFGPSTVSAMIAIGISTIPGFARVARSGTLQVMSTEYVLAARAASQSRFRIAVRHVLPNIIGIVVVQCSVAFALAVLAEAALSFLGLGTPPPTPSWGRMLQESQQFLGTHPSLAIFPGVAIAIAVMGFNLLGDGLRDRFDPKLNGGRS; from the coding sequence ATGGACACCACGCAGAACCCCGTCCCCTCCAGCCAGGCCCCGCGCACGAGCGCGATCGCCGCTCCCCGCGTGCCCCGCCGCCGCATCGGCCGCCGTCGCCTCTCCCCCACGCTCATCGCTGGCCTCGTGCTCGTGGGCGTCGTGGCGATCACCGCGCTGCTGTCGTTCGTGTGGACGCCCTACGATCCCGTGCAGGCGAACCCCGCCGACCGGCTGCAGGGGCCGAGCCTCGCCCACCTCTTCGGCACCGACAAGTACGGCCGCGATCTCTTCTCGGGCATGCTCGTGGGCGCCCGCATCACCCTCTTCGTCGGCCTCATCTCGGTCGGCATCGCGCTGCTCATCGGCACCCCGCTCGGCATCATCGCCGGCATCCGGGGCGGCTGGATCGAAGAGGTCATCATGCGCACCTCCGACATCGCCCTCGCCTTCCCGGCGCTGCTGCTCGCGATCATGTTCGGCGCGGTGTTCGGCCCGTCGACGGTGTCGGCGATGATCGCGATCGGCATCTCGACGATCCCGGGCTTCGCGCGCGTCGCAAGATCCGGCACCCTCCAGGTGATGAGCACCGAGTACGTGCTCGCGGCGCGCGCCGCGAGCCAGTCGCGGTTCCGGATCGCGGTGCGCCACGTGCTCCCCAACATCATCGGCATCGTCGTGGTGCAGTGCTCGGTCGCGTTCGCGCTCGCCGTGCTCGCGGAGGCGGCCCTGAGCTTCCTCGGCCTCGGCACCCCGCCGCCCACGCCCTCCTGGGGGCGCATGCTGCAGGAGTCGCAGCAGTTCCTCGGCACGCACCCCTCGCTCGCGATCTTCCCCGGCGTGGCCATCGCGATCGCGGTGATGGGCTTCAACCTGCTGGGCGACGGCCTGCGCGACCGATTCGATCCGAAGCTGAACGGAGGCCGCTCATGA
- a CDS encoding ABC transporter permease: protein MAIRLLVNLARFAVTFLVATVVVFLFMRLIPGDPAQVALGVNASPELLAQMREQFGTDRPLAVQYFDWVGGLLRGDFGVSYVTRQDISPLVIDRLQVSLILVLTAMAVALLVAIPLGTIAAVRHRDFSGIAIGAVSQIGVAIPGFLAGILLVIVFSLQLGWFPAGGWTPPNQDFGEFLRRLFLPVLALASVQGAILTRYVRSAVLEIMSEDYLRTARAKGLSKTGALLKHGMRNAAIPVITVTGVQIAALIIGAVVIERVFVIPGLGSMLLDAVGNRDLLTVQSLVMVLVAITLLMNLLIDVIYTIVDPRMRKSS from the coding sequence ATGGCCATACGACTACTCGTGAACCTCGCCCGCTTCGCGGTGACGTTCCTCGTGGCGACCGTCGTCGTCTTCCTCTTCATGCGGCTCATTCCCGGCGATCCCGCGCAGGTCGCGCTGGGCGTCAACGCCAGCCCCGAGCTGCTCGCCCAGATGCGCGAGCAGTTCGGCACCGACCGGCCGCTCGCCGTGCAGTACTTCGACTGGGTCGGCGGCCTGCTGCGCGGCGACTTCGGGGTCTCCTACGTCACGCGCCAGGACATCAGCCCGCTCGTCATCGACCGGCTGCAGGTGAGCCTCATCCTCGTGCTCACCGCCATGGCGGTCGCCCTCCTCGTCGCGATCCCGCTCGGCACCATCGCCGCCGTGCGCCACCGCGACTTCTCGGGCATCGCGATCGGCGCCGTGTCGCAGATCGGCGTCGCGATCCCCGGCTTCCTCGCGGGCATCCTGCTCGTCATCGTCTTCTCCCTCCAGCTCGGATGGTTCCCCGCCGGCGGCTGGACGCCGCCGAACCAGGACTTCGGCGAGTTCCTGCGCCGGCTGTTCCTCCCCGTGCTCGCCCTCGCATCCGTGCAGGGCGCGATCCTCACCCGCTACGTGCGCAGCGCCGTGCTCGAGATCATGAGCGAGGACTACCTGCGCACCGCCCGCGCGAAGGGCCTCAGCAAGACCGGCGCGCTGCTCAAGCACGGCATGCGCAATGCGGCGATCCCCGTCATCACGGTCACCGGCGTGCAGATCGCCGCGCTCATCATCGGCGCCGTCGTGATCGAACGCGTCTTCGTGATCCCGGGCCTCGGCTCGATGCTGCTCGACGCCGTGGGCAACCGCGACCTGCTCACCGTGCAGTCGCTCGTGATGGTGCTCGTCGCGATCACCCTGCTCATGAACCTCCTCATCGACGTGATCTACACCATCGTCGACCCGCGCATGCGAAAGAGCTCCTGA
- a CDS encoding ABC transporter substrate-binding protein → MRRKTPLILTAALATATALVLAGCSAGSGGSTGAGDTAERTSATVALTAAPVNLDFTTTAGAAIPQALMSNVYEGLVEINQEGDIVPLLAEDWSLSDDRKTYTFKLHEGVTFSNGEPFTAEDVKFSFDRVKTDWTTTLKGKMDVVESVEALSDTEVAVHLSQPSNAWLFDIATPIGAIFTPTGVDDLANAPVGTGPYEVSSWTQGESLVLDTRDDYWGDAPGVEQVTLKYLADATATTNALRTGDVDAIVNLQAPELVSTFEEDPAFEVVSGTSSGEISLSLNNRIAPFDDVRVRQAVLHAIDRQAIIDTAWNGYGSLTATYVTPLEPYYVDLNNAYEYDPEKAKDLLAEAGAENLDITFKVPTRPYAQAVSEIVVSQLAEVGINAKIESSEFPAVWLDDVFTNHNYQMTTVLAVEARDLLTVFNNPDYYIGYDNSKIAPIAAEADAADEAGYIEGMQQVQQQIVDDAASGVLFLFPNIVITAAGLEGVPENAIVEALDLTELSWK, encoded by the coding sequence ATGCGACGCAAGACACCACTCATCCTCACCGCGGCACTCGCCACGGCCACGGCGCTCGTGCTCGCGGGCTGCTCGGCCGGCTCCGGCGGCAGCACCGGCGCGGGCGACACCGCCGAACGCACCTCGGCCACCGTCGCGCTCACCGCCGCACCCGTCAACCTCGACTTCACCACCACCGCCGGCGCGGCGATCCCGCAGGCGCTCATGTCGAACGTCTACGAGGGCCTGGTCGAGATCAACCAGGAGGGCGACATCGTCCCGCTGCTCGCCGAGGATTGGAGCCTCAGCGACGACCGCAAGACCTACACCTTCAAGCTGCACGAGGGCGTCACCTTCTCGAACGGCGAGCCCTTCACCGCCGAAGACGTGAAGTTCAGCTTCGACCGCGTCAAGACCGACTGGACCACCACTCTCAAGGGCAAGATGGACGTCGTCGAGAGCGTCGAGGCGCTCTCCGACACCGAGGTCGCCGTGCACCTGAGCCAGCCCTCCAACGCCTGGCTGTTCGACATCGCCACCCCCATCGGTGCGATCTTCACCCCCACCGGCGTCGACGACCTGGCGAACGCCCCCGTCGGCACCGGCCCCTACGAGGTCTCCTCCTGGACCCAGGGCGAGAGCCTCGTGCTCGACACCCGCGACGACTACTGGGGCGACGCCCCCGGTGTCGAGCAGGTCACCCTGAAGTACCTCGCCGACGCGACCGCGACCACCAACGCCCTGCGCACCGGAGACGTCGACGCGATCGTCAACCTGCAGGCCCCCGAGCTCGTGAGCACCTTCGAGGAGGATCCCGCGTTCGAGGTCGTCTCGGGCACGTCGAGCGGCGAGATCTCGCTCTCGCTCAACAACCGCATCGCGCCCTTCGACGACGTGCGCGTGCGCCAGGCGGTGCTGCACGCGATCGACCGCCAGGCGATCATCGACACGGCGTGGAACGGCTACGGCTCGCTCACCGCGACCTACGTGACCCCGCTCGAGCCCTACTACGTCGATCTCAACAACGCCTACGAGTACGACCCCGAGAAGGCCAAGGATCTGCTCGCGGAGGCCGGCGCCGAGAACCTCGACATCACCTTCAAGGTGCCGACCCGCCCCTACGCGCAGGCCGTCTCCGAGATCGTGGTCTCGCAGCTCGCCGAGGTGGGCATCAACGCCAAGATCGAGTCGTCCGAGTTCCCCGCCGTGTGGCTCGACGACGTGTTCACGAACCACAACTACCAGATGACCACGGTGCTCGCTGTCGAGGCGCGCGACCTGCTCACCGTCTTCAACAACCCCGATTACTACATCGGCTACGACAACTCGAAGATCGCGCCCATCGCTGCCGAGGCCGACGCCGCAGACGAGGCCGGCTACATCGAGGGCATGCAGCAGGTGCAGCAGCAGATCGTCGACGACGCCGCGAGCGGCGTGCTGTTCCTCTTCCCGAACATCGTGATCACCGCCGCGGGCCTCGAGGGCGTGCCGGAGAACGCGATCGTCGAGGCGCTCGACCTCACCGAGCTCTCCTGGAAGTAG
- a CDS encoding FadR/GntR family transcriptional regulator, producing the protein MTSSHSFTAASPVYTYQRIVEQIEHAILSGEFPVGSQLPSERDLMGQFGVSRPTVREALRVLQSMGLLEPRPGTRGGPVVLAPSPDTLGRSFRTMLGTASLDLAELLQYRIILDGSASELAAIRHTDAELELMREAIDRMRDAADADAPDFADADLAFHERVWEASGNQILALSGHAVWGALRGLLQRDAERSPGDNSVKLESVRIDSGLFEAIERRDAAEAGRIARTALADRFSSMLSEADQQSLERFLGRA; encoded by the coding sequence TTGACCTCCTCGCACAGCTTCACCGCCGCCTCGCCGGTCTACACCTACCAGCGGATCGTCGAGCAGATCGAGCACGCGATCCTCTCGGGCGAGTTCCCCGTGGGATCCCAGCTGCCGAGCGAGCGCGACCTCATGGGGCAGTTCGGGGTGAGCCGCCCGACCGTGCGCGAGGCGCTGCGCGTGCTGCAGAGCATGGGCCTGCTCGAACCCCGGCCCGGCACCCGTGGCGGTCCCGTCGTGCTGGCCCCGTCGCCCGACACGCTCGGACGCTCGTTCCGCACGATGCTCGGCACCGCCTCCCTCGACCTCGCCGAGCTGCTGCAGTACCGCATCATCCTCGACGGATCCGCGAGCGAGCTCGCCGCGATCCGGCACACCGACGCCGAGCTCGAGCTCATGCGAGAGGCCATCGATCGCATGCGCGACGCGGCCGACGCCGACGCCCCCGACTTCGCCGACGCCGACCTCGCGTTCCACGAGCGCGTGTGGGAGGCGAGCGGCAATCAGATCCTCGCGCTCAGCGGACACGCCGTGTGGGGCGCGCTGCGCGGCCTGCTGCAGCGCGACGCCGAGCGCAGCCCGGGCGACAACAGCGTGAAGCTCGAATCGGTGCGCATCGACTCCGGGCTCTTCGAGGCGATCGAGCGCCGCGACGCTGCGGAGGCCGGGCGGATCGCCCGCACCGCGCTCGCCGACCGCTTCAGCTCCATGCTGAGCGAAGCCGACCAGCAGTCACTCGAGCGGTTCCTCGGGCGCGCCTAG